One region of Duncaniella freteri genomic DNA includes:
- a CDS encoding FecR family protein yields MERISILIYRHIIGALTPEEKAELDEWTARSRENEKFVKRVTSPDELQRWRERRNVINTERPAHDMRLRIDSLMADDRRYRMRRKLTSYITGVAASLLLITGVSLFLLLDDTPSQDSSSMNISGVKQSRLDDIHYGSTKAVLTLSNGSTVSFSDTTLSYPDASDSGLHRYVSENNAVEELNLSVPKGGEFKITLEDSTEVWLNADSRLIYPSVFGVCERRVKVSGEAYFSVHHEEDRPFYVDTNDQTIRVYGTTFNVRNYPDDNLAYITLETGSIALSRPGVVHGGEVVMSPGHHATYDKDSERMSMTVVDPAVISSWRHGKFVFENQPLRCIMRDLSRWYDFDYEFADSDIEEIIFLGSIPRYSDFTIAVSIIEKCSDLRISIRDGKVYIQRK; encoded by the coding sequence ATGGAGCGAATAAGTATACTGATATACCGTCACATCATAGGGGCACTTACTCCTGAGGAGAAAGCGGAATTGGATGAATGGACGGCTCGCAGTCGCGAGAATGAAAAATTTGTAAAGCGGGTGACATCTCCAGATGAGCTGCAACGCTGGCGTGAACGCCGGAACGTCATAAACACTGAGCGTCCGGCACATGATATGCGTCTGCGTATTGATAGCCTTATGGCAGATGACCGTCGCTACAGGATGCGCCGCAAGCTTACATCTTATATAACAGGTGTTGCTGCATCTTTGTTATTGATAACAGGAGTGTCGTTATTCCTCCTGCTGGATGACACTCCATCCCAGGATTCTTCTTCAATGAATATATCGGGAGTGAAGCAGTCCAGGCTTGATGATATACATTACGGCTCAACGAAGGCTGTGCTGACTCTCTCAAACGGCAGCACTGTATCATTCTCGGATACCACACTTAGTTATCCTGATGCTTCGGATTCCGGATTGCACCGGTATGTATCGGAAAACAATGCAGTGGAGGAACTTAATCTGAGCGTGCCCAAGGGCGGAGAATTCAAGATTACTCTTGAGGATTCTACGGAGGTATGGCTCAACGCTGACAGTAGGCTTATATATCCGTCTGTATTCGGTGTCTGTGAGCGTCGTGTAAAGGTGTCGGGGGAAGCTTATTTTTCTGTGCATCATGAGGAAGACCGACCATTCTATGTGGATACTAACGATCAGACGATCAGAGTGTATGGCACAACGTTCAATGTGCGCAATTATCCTGACGACAATCTTGCTTATATCACGCTTGAGACAGGTTCTATAGCTTTGTCTCGTCCCGGAGTGGTCCATGGCGGAGAGGTGGTGATGTCACCGGGGCATCATGCCACTTACGACAAGGATTCCGAACGGATGTCGATGACAGTGGTCGACCCTGCGGTGATATCAAGTTGGAGACATGGAAAATTTGTGTTTGAGAATCAGCCGTTGAGATGCATTATGCGCGATCTCAGCCGATGGTACGATTTCGATTATGAATTTGCGGATAGTGATATTGAGGAAATAATCTTTCTTGGAAGCATACCTCGTTATTCGGATTTCACAATAGCTGTATCTATAATAGAGAAGTGTTCCGACTTGCGTATATCCATACGTGATGGCAAGGTATATATTCAGAGAAAATAA
- a CDS encoding sigma-70 family RNA polymerase sigma factor — protein MADYDNIFHDFASGNITPFYDMMYPGMMLYAMHILGDEFAYMAEDCVQESVITAYMKREEFESGSTWRAFLLTCIRNNAIAILRKSSRHLTYIAKSEKADIQDDCSYALIEHEIHEMLFDAIESLPEKFRKIFELSFDAGLKNAEIAKILGIAEITVKKRKAALITHLHNRLGGIFDEKSILLLISTNIANIAG, from the coding sequence ATGGCTGATTACGATAATATATTCCACGACTTCGCATCGGGCAACATCACACCTTTTTATGACATGATGTACCCGGGCATGATGCTGTATGCAATGCATATACTCGGCGATGAGTTTGCATATATGGCTGAGGACTGTGTGCAGGAAAGTGTGATCACTGCCTATATGAAAAGAGAAGAATTTGAGTCGGGGAGCACGTGGAGAGCATTCCTGCTTACATGCATACGCAACAATGCCATAGCCATACTTCGCAAAAGCAGCCGACACCTCACATATATTGCAAAATCTGAGAAAGCAGACATCCAGGACGACTGCTCATACGCCTTGATAGAGCATGAGATACATGAGATGCTCTTCGATGCAATAGAGTCTCTGCCTGAGAAGTTCCGCAAGATATTTGAACTGAGCTTTGATGCCGGCCTGAAAAATGCTGAGATAGCAAAAATACTCGGAATTGCCGAAATCACTGTAAAGAAGCGAAAGGCCGCACTTATAACCCATCTTCATAATCGGCTCGGAGGCATCTTTGACGAAAAGTCCATACTGCTTCTCATATCGACTAATATCGCCAACATCGCAGGATAA